In Thalassotalea sp. Sam97, a single window of DNA contains:
- the ltaE gene encoding low-specificity L-threonine aldolase: protein MIDFRSDTVTRPTDAMKQAMINAPLGDDVYGDDPSVNALEQRLADMTGFEAAMIVNSGTQSNLCALLAHCARGDEYITGQGYHTYLYEAGGAAVLGSIVPQPIAVQASGELALEDIAAVLKENDQHFAMRRLLSLENTHCGKVIPLDYFQHARTFADEHGFAIHLDGARIFNAVVELGIELKDICQYVDSISICFSKGLGTPMGSVLCGSKALIQRARRLRKMVGGGTRQAGMIASAMDYALDHHISRLKDDHTHAKLFASLIKDVEGFAVTAVNTNMVYVDIDPALNSELLKQLLKAEGILVSGGRSWRIVTHLDISEADIIYTVETIKDCLSLMQQAKV from the coding sequence ATGATAGACTTTCGTAGTGATACCGTAACTCGGCCCACCGATGCCATGAAACAAGCCATGATCAACGCGCCGCTTGGCGATGATGTTTATGGTGATGATCCAAGCGTCAATGCCCTAGAGCAGCGCCTCGCAGATATGACCGGTTTTGAGGCGGCCATGATTGTTAATTCTGGCACCCAGTCAAACCTTTGTGCGTTATTAGCCCATTGCGCACGTGGTGACGAATACATCACCGGCCAAGGCTACCATACCTATCTCTACGAAGCAGGCGGCGCTGCTGTTCTCGGCTCGATAGTGCCACAGCCAATAGCTGTTCAGGCATCGGGTGAGCTGGCATTAGAAGACATTGCGGCAGTACTCAAAGAAAACGATCAGCACTTTGCCATGCGTCGCTTACTAAGCCTTGAAAATACCCATTGCGGTAAAGTGATACCGCTTGACTATTTTCAACACGCACGCACCTTTGCCGATGAGCACGGTTTCGCAATTCATTTAGATGGTGCTCGTATTTTTAACGCGGTTGTCGAACTTGGCATCGAATTAAAAGATATATGCCAATACGTCGATTCGATTTCCATTTGTTTCTCAAAAGGCTTAGGCACGCCGATGGGCTCGGTATTGTGTGGCTCTAAAGCGCTAATACAACGCGCCAGACGACTGCGAAAAATGGTCGGTGGCGGTACCCGTCAAGCGGGCATGATTGCTAGCGCGATGGATTACGCCCTTGACCATCATATTAGCCGTCTAAAAGACGACCACACACATGCCAAATTGTTTGCCTCACTTATAAAAGACGTTGAGGGTTTTGCAGTAACGGCCGTAAATACCAATATGGTTTATGTCGATATCGATCCTGCGCTTAACAGCGAACTGTTAAAGCAACTGTTAAAAGCCGAAGGTATTTTGGTATCTGGGGGACGCTCTTGGCGTATTGTGACTCATCTTGATATTAGCGAAGCCGATATTATCTACACCGTTGAAACCATCAAAGACTGCCTTAGTTTGATGCAACAAGCCAAAGTATAA
- the astB gene encoding N-succinylarginine dihydrolase codes for MKSFEANFDGLVGPTHNYAGLSEGNVASKLNANDISSPKNAALQGLKKMKALHDMGMVQGVFAPQERPDIFSLRRLGFSGTDASVLEQAHKEAPSVLSACCSASSMWTANAGTVSPSADTDDGKVHFTPANLTNKFHRSLEPETTGNILKSVFTDANHFHHHLHLNDNDHFGDEGAANHTRLCDAYGEQGVEIFTFGKYAFNGSKPAPKKYPARQTLEASRAVARLHGLNDDKVVYVQQNPDVIDQGVFHNDVISVGNQNVLFYHEQAFLNTDAFLNEVRTKFGEGDLHFIKVSDEQVSVNDCVNTYLFNTQIITLPSGEMAIIAPMHCYENASVKTYLDDLVTQNTPIKQVKYFDVNESMKNGGGPACLRLRVALTEAELNAVNPNCIMSDGLFDTLTGWVNKHYRDTLTFDDLRDPQLLVESRSALDELTQILNIGSVYRFQQ; via the coding sequence ATGAAAAGTTTTGAAGCAAACTTTGATGGGTTAGTGGGACCAACGCACAACTATGCGGGGTTGTCTGAAGGTAATGTTGCCTCAAAGTTAAATGCCAACGATATCTCCAGCCCTAAAAATGCCGCTTTGCAAGGTCTCAAAAAAATGAAGGCATTGCACGACATGGGGATGGTGCAAGGGGTGTTTGCACCACAAGAGCGTCCTGATATTTTTTCATTACGTCGATTAGGCTTTTCGGGAACCGATGCAAGCGTACTCGAACAAGCCCACAAAGAAGCACCAAGTGTGCTATCGGCGTGTTGCAGTGCGTCAAGTATGTGGACCGCTAATGCCGGTACGGTGTCACCATCAGCGGATACTGACGATGGTAAGGTGCATTTCACACCGGCGAATCTAACCAATAAATTCCACCGTTCTCTTGAGCCAGAAACAACCGGCAATATTTTGAAAAGTGTGTTTACAGATGCGAATCACTTTCACCACCACCTGCATTTAAATGATAATGATCACTTTGGTGATGAAGGCGCTGCTAACCATACCCGATTGTGCGATGCCTACGGCGAGCAAGGCGTTGAAATATTTACCTTTGGTAAGTACGCATTTAATGGCAGCAAACCGGCGCCGAAAAAGTACCCTGCACGGCAAACCCTTGAAGCCAGTCGCGCTGTTGCAAGGTTGCACGGCTTAAACGACGATAAAGTGGTATATGTACAGCAAAATCCCGATGTGATTGACCAAGGTGTATTCCACAATGACGTGATCTCGGTAGGTAACCAAAATGTGTTGTTCTACCATGAGCAAGCGTTTTTAAATACTGATGCGTTTTTAAATGAGGTGCGCACTAAGTTTGGCGAGGGTGATTTACACTTTATCAAAGTCAGTGATGAACAAGTGAGCGTTAACGATTGTGTTAATACCTACTTATTTAATACGCAAATCATTACGTTACCATCAGGTGAAATGGCCATTATTGCGCCGATGCATTGTTATGAAAATGCGAGCGTAAAAACTTATTTAGATGACTTAGTGACTCAAAATACACCGATTAAACAAGTGAAGTATTTTGATGTGAATGAAAGCATGAAAAATGGCGGTGGCCCAGCGTGCTTGCGCTTACGTGTTGCGTTAACTGAAGCTGAACTTAACGCGGTTAATCCAAATTGCATTATGTCTGATGGTTTGTTTGATACATTAACTGGTTGGGTGAACAAGCACTATCGCGACACCTTAACCTTCGATGACTTGCGTGATCCGCAATTATTGGTAGAGTCGCGCAGCGCACTGGATGAGTTAACCCAAATCCTTAACATTGGTTCGGTATACCGATTCCAGCAGTAG